The DNA region TGAGATTTGAGAAGAAAAATGTCAATGTATATACGGATATACCTGTCTAATCTGGCTGGATTGTGCATAACAGGTCCTCTTAACCTGGTTAGCTCTTCTCTTGGTAAATCCAATGCAAAACATCCTCAATGTGTAATTATCAGTAGTCTTCACATCCACATGAGCTTCAATTAGTGATTGCCACTTACGCACCAATGACCTCAATTTGTCGGTTGTGAAATTCATCCCCTATAATCAAAgggaaaaaaatcaaattagataaaaataacaacTGACAACATTATGATAACAGAATCTTCAGCAACCTATCATACCCAAAAATTTGTTAAAACATTTTTTCCTTGAACGTCTTCAGCTCTCAACCTAATCTTCTTGAATGCGTGTTCCTCATCCCCTTGAAGATCAGCCAATGAAACCTCAAACACTCTATGTTTGAGTCCTTCTGAAGCAATCtattacaaaacaaatagaaCAACTTTAAGCAACCACATGAAAGACTAAAACAtccttattaatattatataaccaAAACACAATAAACactaaacaattataaattttcaatatcCAAATATATATACTATGAAATGTATCAATATACAATGAAATATATAATGTCTCTAAGCAAAAAAGAAGCATAAATTAGTACAGAACTAAAGTAGACCAAACTCTCCAATAACCTAATAGCCTAACTAAGTTCACAATAAAgcaaaattccaaaaaaaaaaaaacaaagaagagaagagaagagaagaatACCTTGGTACCCTGAGTACGAGATACGAGGGTTTTGCCAACATTTTTCACCTGGAACAATGAAGGAGCTTTAATGTCGTACCAATCCTTCTTTGAGAAGGGATCAGCTCTGAAAATTCACAAAACCAAACAGAGCAAAACCCAGAATTGAATGAGAATATAAAATGTGAAAAATTAAAGTTTGAAAGTTAATGGAAAAAGGGTACTAACGCTTTCTTCTTGCCTCCCTTCTTGCCCTTCGAGATTCGCTT from Cicer arietinum cultivar CDC Frontier isolate Library 1 unplaced genomic scaffold, Cicar.CDCFrontier_v2.0 Ca_scaffold_5742_v2.0, whole genome shotgun sequence includes:
- the LOC101512410 gene encoding small ribosomal subunit protein eS1-like; translation: MAVGKNKRISKGKKGGKKKAADPFSKKDWYDIKAPSLFQVKNVGKTLVSRTQGTKIASEGLKHRVFEVSLADLQGDEEHAFKKIRLRAEDVQGKNVLTNFWGMNFTTDKLRSLVRKWQSLIEAHVDVKTTDNYTLRMFCIGFTKRRANQVKRTCYAQSSQIRQIRRKMREIMINQATSCDLKELVRKFIPEMIGKEIEKATSSIYPLQNVFIRKVKILKAPKFDLGKLMEVHGDYSDDIGTKVDRPADETIAEETTEVVGA